The Latilactobacillus sakei subsp. sakei DSM 20017 = JCM 1157 genome includes a window with the following:
- a CDS encoding CsbD family protein yields MTNKEKLDGMKDQVTGKVQETAGKVTGDKETEAKGNAKGMMGKAKEKLAEAKDKVAEKTNEVIDDVKEKMDK; encoded by the coding sequence ATGACAAATAAAGAGAAGTTAGATGGCATGAAAGATCAAGTTACTGGTAAGGTTCAAGAAACAGCCGGTAAAGTAACAGGCGACAAAGAAACAGAAGCAAAAGGTAATGCCAAGGGTATGATGGGCAAAGCCAAAGAAAAATTAGCGGAAGCTAAGGATAAAGTCGCTGAAAAGACAAATGAAGTCATCGACGATGTCAAAGAAAAAATGGATAAATAA
- a CDS encoding response regulator — translation MIKVLIVDDHEMVRLGISTYLGVQDDLEVVDQAVNGREGVEKALALRPDAILMDLVMPEMDGIEATKTILKAWPQAKIIILTSFIDDEKVYPAIEAGAASYILKTSTAEEIANTIRKTTAGQSVLEPEVTNKMMNRMTHQAETKLYEDLTNREREVLGLIAKGRSNQEIADELFITLKTVKTHVSNILAKLQVDDRTQAAIYAIKHQLAD, via the coding sequence GTGATAAAAGTATTGATTGTAGATGACCACGAGATGGTTCGATTGGGGATTTCAACTTATTTAGGGGTGCAAGACGATTTAGAAGTGGTCGATCAAGCGGTTAATGGTCGTGAAGGTGTCGAAAAGGCATTGGCACTACGGCCAGATGCGATTTTAATGGATCTCGTCATGCCTGAAATGGATGGGATTGAAGCCACTAAGACGATTCTAAAGGCTTGGCCTCAAGCCAAGATTATTATTCTAACCAGCTTTATTGATGATGAAAAAGTCTACCCAGCAATCGAAGCTGGTGCAGCAAGTTACATATTAAAAACGTCGACGGCCGAAGAGATTGCCAACACGATTCGGAAGACAACTGCGGGGCAATCAGTTTTAGAACCTGAAGTCACTAATAAGATGATGAATCGTATGACGCATCAGGCAGAAACAAAGTTATACGAAGATTTAACGAACCGTGAACGAGAAGTCCTAGGTTTGATTGCCAAGGGTCGCAGTAATCAAGAAATTGCGGATGAATTATTCATTACACTTAAAACGGTTAAGACGCATGTTTCCAATATTTTAGCGAAGTTACAAGTCGACGATCGGACGCAGGCCGCAATTTATGCCATCAAGCACCAATTAGCGGATTAA
- a CDS encoding ABC transporter permease, whose product MRTLYLAIKEMKHAKLRYSLIIFTLFLIAYLIYFLTGLAYGLANNNRSAIDHWDANRIVISQYANKNLAASELQTKSLPTIKGDQQDHAYLGQMMGVVSGAQIEKQNTSVFGIDFDDFLKPTLTKGRLPKATREVAVDDSLQGIKLNQEIKLNGRSEKYKVVGLTNDHRYNTQPVTYLSLKDFRQMRYGPAANDQINAVVLRDGASIKKDDQLTNLTIKQLIDNIPGYGPQVKTFALMIGALLIIVAFIVGIFMYIITIEKTTVYGVMRTQGISGGQLVSSLMWQSLFLGLIGVGAGFIGNLLTTLVLPVSVPYANNSLLIGAFSAVLLLMTVVGALFSIWRILKIDPLDAIGGA is encoded by the coding sequence ATGAGGACATTGTATCTAGCAATTAAGGAAATGAAGCATGCTAAATTGCGCTATTCATTAATTATTTTTACGCTTTTTTTGATTGCCTATTTAATTTATTTTTTAACAGGCTTAGCGTATGGGTTGGCCAACAACAACCGGTCAGCAATTGATCATTGGGATGCCAATCGAATCGTGATCAGTCAGTATGCGAATAAAAATTTGGCGGCCTCTGAGTTACAAACAAAGTCACTGCCAACGATTAAAGGGGACCAACAAGATCACGCCTATCTAGGTCAGATGATGGGGGTTGTTAGTGGTGCGCAAATCGAAAAACAAAATACGAGTGTTTTTGGCATTGATTTTGATGATTTTCTAAAACCGACGTTAACGAAGGGCCGCTTACCAAAAGCGACCCGTGAAGTGGCTGTTGATGATAGTCTCCAAGGGATTAAATTGAATCAGGAGATTAAATTAAACGGCCGTTCTGAAAAATATAAGGTAGTTGGGTTAACGAACGATCACCGTTATAACACGCAACCGGTCACGTATTTGAGCTTAAAGGATTTTCGTCAGATGCGCTATGGCCCAGCGGCTAACGATCAGATTAATGCCGTCGTTTTAAGAGATGGTGCCTCTATTAAAAAGGATGATCAATTAACGAACCTAACGATTAAACAGTTAATCGATAATATTCCGGGTTATGGGCCACAAGTGAAAACCTTCGCGCTAATGATTGGTGCTTTACTAATCATTGTCGCCTTCATTGTGGGGATTTTTATGTATATTATCACCATTGAAAAGACGACGGTTTATGGTGTCATGCGAACTCAAGGGATATCAGGTGGTCAATTAGTATCCAGTTTGATGTGGCAATCACTCTTCCTAGGCTTAATTGGCGTGGGTGCTGGTTTCATTGGCAACTTGCTAACAACCTTAGTATTACCAGTCAGTGTGCCGTATGCTAATAATAGTTTATTAATTGGGGCCTTTTCAGCGGTGCTATTGCTGATGACGGTGGTCGGTGCACTATTTTCAATTTGGCGGATTCTAAAAATTGATCCGCTAGATGCGATTGGAGGGGCTTAA
- the udk gene encoding uridine kinase, whose protein sequence is MSVQKEVEKKERLMTSQKKAPIIIGVTGGSGSGKTTVSQAIAQKFANHSVMLLPQDAYYKHQDGSFEERQETNYDHPDAFDTDLLIEQATMLKNHQSIEQPVYDYKIHNRTDEVVHVEPQDVIILEGILVLADARLRDLMDIKVYVDTDDDIRLLRRMSRDMESRGRSFDDIVMQYLKTVKPMFHEFIEPTKRYADLIVPEGGNNRVAIDLLVTKIQSILNMND, encoded by the coding sequence CTGTCTGTCCAAAAAGAAGTTGAGAAAAAGGAGCGTCTAATGACGAGTCAAAAAAAAGCACCCATAATTATCGGCGTAACTGGTGGTTCAGGTAGTGGCAAAACCACTGTTAGCCAGGCAATCGCACAAAAATTTGCAAACCATTCGGTGATGTTATTACCACAGGATGCGTATTATAAACATCAAGATGGTTCGTTTGAAGAACGCCAAGAAACCAACTATGATCATCCAGATGCGTTTGATACTGATTTATTGATCGAACAAGCAACCATGTTGAAAAATCATCAATCAATTGAACAACCTGTTTATGATTATAAGATCCACAACCGGACAGATGAAGTTGTCCATGTGGAACCACAAGATGTGATTATCTTGGAAGGAATTTTGGTATTAGCGGATGCCCGGTTACGTGATTTGATGGACATCAAAGTTTACGTTGATACGGATGATGATATTCGTTTATTAAGACGGATGAGTCGTGATATGGAGAGTCGGGGACGTTCATTTGATGATATTGTGATGCAATATCTCAAGACAGTTAAACCTATGTTCCACGAATTTATTGAACCAACAAAACGGTATGCAGATTTAATCGTGCCCGAAGGTGGTAACAACCGAGTGGCGATTGATCTCTTGGTAACGAAGATTCAATCTATTCTAAATATGAATGACTAA
- the mltG gene encoding endolytic transglycosylase MltG: protein MKNADQKEPVDQKTAEERQYAERRAEKKAANKIVYWIISILIALVIIIGFMGYRFVQSSLKPYNTNAKQEITVQIPNGSTNKEIAAILQDKRLIRNASVFNYYVKTHNFTDFQAGYHVLKQSMSLDKIIANLQKEGTPTRPRDSKGKVLVKEGVTLEQIATAVGKETKFSKAAFMKQVQDKKFLASLEKKYPQLLSSTMAKKNVRYHLEGYLFPATYEVYKDSTLKELITEMVKTTDQNLQPYYATMKNKKLSVQQTLTLASLVEREGVTASDRQKIAGVFFNRLDIDMPIQSDISVMYALNTHKTHLYNKDTKVDSPYNLYVHSGYGPGPFNSPSLQSITAVLNPADRDQGYLYFVANLKTGKVYYSKTFEQHTDTTSSIED from the coding sequence TTGAAGAATGCTGATCAAAAGGAGCCAGTTGATCAAAAAACGGCTGAAGAACGGCAATACGCTGAACGACGGGCTGAAAAAAAAGCAGCTAATAAAATTGTCTATTGGATTATTAGTATCCTGATAGCCTTAGTCATCATTATTGGTTTTATGGGGTATCGCTTTGTCCAATCATCGTTGAAACCTTATAACACAAATGCTAAACAAGAAATTACGGTTCAGATTCCTAACGGATCAACCAACAAGGAAATTGCCGCTATCTTACAAGATAAGCGACTCATTCGGAATGCATCTGTCTTTAACTATTACGTGAAGACACATAACTTTACCGATTTCCAAGCTGGTTATCACGTTTTGAAACAATCAATGAGCTTAGATAAGATTATTGCCAACCTTCAAAAAGAAGGGACGCCAACCCGTCCTCGCGATTCGAAGGGTAAGGTCTTAGTCAAAGAAGGGGTTACCCTTGAACAGATTGCAACTGCAGTCGGCAAGGAAACCAAATTCTCGAAGGCTGCTTTCATGAAGCAGGTTCAAGATAAGAAATTCTTGGCAAGTCTTGAGAAGAAATACCCACAACTCTTGTCATCAACGATGGCTAAGAAGAACGTTCGTTATCACTTAGAAGGTTATCTCTTCCCAGCAACGTATGAGGTCTATAAAGACAGCACGTTGAAAGAATTGATTACCGAAATGGTGAAGACAACGGATCAAAACTTACAACCATATTATGCAACAATGAAGAATAAGAAATTGTCTGTTCAACAAACATTAACATTGGCCTCATTAGTTGAACGTGAAGGGGTAACCGCAAGTGATCGTCAAAAGATTGCTGGTGTCTTCTTTAACCGTTTAGATATTGATATGCCAATTCAATCAGATATTTCTGTTATGTACGCATTGAATACGCATAAGACACATCTCTATAATAAAGATACTAAAGTCGACTCACCTTATAACCTCTATGTTCATTCAGGTTACGGGCCAGGACCATTTAACTCGCCAAGTTTACAATCTATAACGGCGGTCTTAAACCCAGCTGATCGTGATCAAGGTTATCTCTACTTTGTGGCTAACTTGAAGACGGGTAAGGTTTATTACTCGAAGACTTTCGAGCAACATACAGACACAACGAGCTCGATCGAAGATTAG
- the greA gene encoding transcription elongation factor GreA, translating to MAQKKFPMTAEGKENLAKELENLKMVKRPEVIDRIKIARSFGDLSENSEYESAKDEQSSLETRIVEVENMLRFAEVIDVDNIAVDEIAVGKTVSFTDDEDGEEETYQIVGAAESDPFNGKISNDSPIAQALVGKHVGDKVVVQTPGGDMHVTITEVK from the coding sequence ATGGCACAAAAAAAATTCCCAATGACTGCAGAAGGTAAAGAAAACCTAGCTAAAGAACTTGAAAACTTAAAAATGGTTAAACGACCAGAAGTAATCGATCGGATTAAGATTGCACGTAGTTTCGGTGATTTATCAGAAAACTCTGAATACGAATCTGCTAAAGATGAACAAAGCTCACTTGAAACACGGATCGTTGAAGTTGAAAACATGCTTCGTTTTGCTGAAGTGATTGATGTTGACAATATTGCTGTTGATGAAATCGCTGTTGGTAAAACTGTCAGCTTCACAGATGATGAAGATGGCGAAGAAGAAACTTATCAAATTGTTGGCGCTGCAGAATCTGATCCATTTAACGGTAAGATTTCAAATGACTCACCAATTGCCCAAGCATTAGTTGGCAAACACGTCGGTGACAAAGTCGTGGTTCAAACACCAGGCGGCGACATGCACGTAACCATTACGGAAGTTAAATAG
- a CDS encoding ABC transporter ATP-binding protein produces MSLMRLEQITKRFGSGDQQTTALKQIDLTIEKGQFIGLTGPSGSGKTTLLTIMGSLQSPSDGQLYFKDQEIGHLTEKERSALRFNDFGFILQSSNLVSFLTVSEQFELVDRLRKTASPNKADDLLKELGVLDQRRQYPASLSGGQRQRVAIARALYGQPALIFADEPTASLDSKRAIQVAEQLSAITKKTGQTIVMVSHDERVLAYTDQVYIMRDGQLTDK; encoded by the coding sequence ATGAGTTTAATGCGCTTAGAACAAATTACTAAACGATTTGGCAGTGGTGATCAGCAGACGACCGCCCTCAAGCAAATCGATTTAACGATTGAAAAAGGGCAATTCATTGGTTTGACAGGGCCTTCTGGTTCAGGGAAAACCACCTTGCTAACGATTATGGGCAGCTTGCAAAGTCCTAGTGATGGTCAGCTCTATTTTAAGGATCAAGAAATAGGACACTTAACGGAAAAGGAACGGTCGGCCTTGCGATTTAACGATTTTGGTTTTATCTTGCAAAGTTCAAACCTCGTTTCCTTTTTAACGGTCAGTGAACAATTTGAACTAGTTGATCGACTCCGGAAAACAGCTAGTCCGAATAAGGCAGACGACCTTTTGAAGGAACTAGGGGTATTGGATCAACGCCGTCAATACCCGGCTAGCTTGTCAGGTGGTCAGCGCCAACGTGTTGCGATTGCCCGCGCGCTTTATGGTCAGCCAGCGTTAATTTTTGCTGATGAACCGACCGCCAGTTTGGATAGCAAACGTGCCATTCAGGTTGCTGAGCAGTTATCGGCAATTACTAAAAAAACGGGTCAGACGATTGTGATGGTTTCGCACGATGAACGCGTTTTAGCTTATACGGATCAAGTTTACATCATGCGTGATGGTCAATTGACTGATAAATGA
- the liaF gene encoding cell wall-active antibiotics response protein LiaF gives MPFFWRIFLIVEAIIFGTFIWQIITYPPYLVYIIIGILGLVWANKRRMANKRGFWTTFLTMMSSVAVAVPLLINFSLWLMLIVAVVFMAINHSHASHFNNRNLNNLFENAPWRKKNFIPINTTAPKPKQATVTRHNWFGHQTIGTNIFEWDDINFAVLAGDTIIDLGSTILPKDDNHIVIRKGFGKTRILVPVGTGIYLDHSAMLGTVTIDEQQYHLKNESLQLYSTNYDEESRHLKIITNVVIGDLEVILV, from the coding sequence ATGCCGTTTTTCTGGCGGATTTTTTTAATCGTAGAAGCAATCATCTTTGGTACCTTTATATGGCAGATTATTACGTATCCGCCTTATTTAGTTTATATTATTATCGGGATTCTCGGATTAGTCTGGGCTAATAAACGCCGAATGGCTAATAAGCGGGGCTTTTGGACGACGTTTCTAACGATGATGAGTAGTGTGGCGGTCGCAGTGCCATTGTTGATTAATTTTTCATTATGGCTGATGTTGATTGTTGCGGTTGTTTTCATGGCGATCAACCATAGTCATGCGAGTCATTTTAATAACCGTAATTTAAACAATTTATTTGAAAATGCACCATGGCGCAAAAAGAATTTCATACCGATTAATACGACTGCCCCCAAGCCAAAACAAGCAACTGTTACACGGCATAATTGGTTTGGTCATCAGACGATTGGGACGAATATTTTTGAATGGGATGATATTAACTTTGCCGTCTTAGCTGGTGATACGATTATTGATTTAGGCAGTACGATTTTGCCTAAGGATGATAACCATATTGTCATTCGTAAAGGGTTTGGTAAAACGCGGATTTTAGTACCAGTTGGCACCGGGATTTATTTAGACCACTCGGCGATGCTAGGGACTGTCACGATTGACGAGCAACAATATCACTTGAAAAATGAGTCACTTCAGTTGTATAGTACCAATTATGATGAAGAAAGTCGCCATCTGAAAATTATCACAAATGTCGTGATTGGCGATCTTGAGGTGATTCTAGTATGA
- a CDS encoding HesB/YadR/YfhF family protein, with translation MQITVTDAASHWFQEELALKPGEAVRFFGKVYGQTAVHDGFSLGMERAEVSQPIGQVEKDGITYFASDSDAWFFADYDLAIDYDAQLDEPKYAFPKH, from the coding sequence ATGCAAATTACAGTTACAGATGCAGCAAGTCACTGGTTTCAAGAGGAACTCGCTTTAAAACCAGGAGAAGCAGTGCGCTTTTTCGGTAAGGTTTACGGTCAAACGGCTGTTCATGACGGCTTTTCATTAGGGATGGAACGGGCTGAAGTCAGTCAACCGATTGGCCAAGTTGAAAAAGACGGGATTACTTATTTCGCCAGTGATTCGGATGCTTGGTTTTTTGCTGACTATGACCTAGCAATTGATTATGATGCGCAATTAGACGAACCAAAATATGCTTTCCCCAAACATTGA
- a CDS encoding YhdH/YhfP family quinone oxidoreductase has translation MVAYQALVLTHDNETVTAQYATKLTPDLPKEGVLIKVAYSDINYKDRLTMNAKSGVLKNYPATPGVDFVGTVVTSDNPFFEAGECVLCTGYGTGISIDGGYAQYVKVPSEWLLKCPIELTPQETMQLGTAGFTAAIALTKILRQPFTRNHDTPLLITGATGGVGSYALTMLAQLGFTNITATTRDLSQTDYLTKLGAKQVIATDDLLTAPLKPLAHQSYTGVIDTLGGDVLAHILPYMAQDGLVAACGNAAGFKLATTVFPFILRGVTLVGIDSVNYPRKDRKEIWQLLATNFKPQTWPLIRNIAFSELATELSMPTKQAGRVVVTIDTEH, from the coding sequence ATGGTCGCTTATCAAGCTTTGGTTTTAACGCATGACAATGAAACTGTTACTGCTCAATACGCAACAAAATTGACACCTGATTTACCAAAAGAAGGTGTCTTAATCAAAGTTGCCTACTCAGATATCAATTACAAAGACCGCCTCACTATGAATGCTAAAAGTGGCGTTCTTAAAAACTATCCCGCAACACCCGGCGTTGATTTTGTCGGTACCGTGGTCACTTCAGACAATCCTTTTTTTGAAGCAGGTGAATGCGTCTTATGTACAGGCTACGGTACCGGCATTAGCATCGACGGCGGTTATGCACAATACGTCAAAGTCCCTAGCGAATGGCTCTTGAAATGTCCAATTGAACTAACACCCCAAGAAACAATGCAACTGGGAACAGCTGGGTTCACCGCAGCTATCGCCCTTACTAAAATTCTTAGACAGCCTTTTACACGGAATCACGATACACCACTACTAATCACAGGTGCGACTGGTGGTGTTGGTAGCTATGCGCTCACAATGTTAGCACAACTTGGTTTCACCAATATCACAGCGACGACACGCGATCTCAGTCAAACGGATTACTTAACCAAACTGGGTGCCAAACAAGTCATTGCAACCGATGACCTCTTAACCGCCCCACTCAAACCCTTGGCCCACCAATCCTATACTGGTGTCATCGACACACTTGGTGGTGATGTCTTAGCACACATTCTCCCTTACATGGCCCAAGATGGTTTAGTCGCAGCTTGTGGTAACGCTGCAGGCTTTAAGCTCGCAACAACGGTCTTTCCCTTCATTTTACGGGGTGTAACGCTCGTCGGGATCGATTCGGTCAATTATCCCCGTAAGGATCGCAAAGAAATCTGGCAGTTGTTAGCCACTAACTTCAAACCGCAAACCTGGCCATTAATTCGCAACATCGCATTTTCAGAACTCGCAACTGAACTAAGCATGCCAACTAAACAAGCTGGTCGCGTGGTCGTTACAATCGATACTGAACATTAA
- a CDS encoding ABC transporter ATP-binding protein, whose translation MQQPMVEFKNVIKKYDDNQILKGIDMALEKGKFYTLLGPSGCGKTTILRIIAGFTNASSGDVLFEGKRMNDLPANKRQVNTVFQDYALFPHLNVFDNVAFGLNLRKVKKSDVEKKVIEALKLVRLGGYEHREISELSGGQQQRVAIARALANEPKVLLLDEPLSALDMKLRKAMQYELRDLQQRLGITFLFVTHDQEEALAMSDEIFVMNEGNVLQSGTPVDIYDEPINHFVADFIGESNILPGKMVADYQVEIVGKVFECADAGMKPNEAVEIVLRPEDLDIVAVNQGQLVVTVDTQLFRGDYYEITAYDDDRNRWLIHSTNPAKDGQQVGLFFEPEDVHVMRFGESEEDFDARLESYEEED comes from the coding sequence ATGCAGCAACCAATGGTGGAATTTAAAAACGTCATCAAGAAGTATGACGATAATCAAATCCTAAAGGGAATTGATATGGCACTAGAAAAAGGTAAGTTTTATACCTTATTGGGGCCCTCAGGCTGTGGTAAGACAACAATTCTGAGAATTATTGCTGGTTTTACAAATGCCTCTTCTGGGGATGTGTTATTTGAAGGAAAACGGATGAATGATTTGCCGGCTAATAAGCGTCAGGTTAATACCGTTTTTCAAGATTACGCCTTATTTCCCCATCTGAACGTTTTTGATAATGTTGCCTTTGGGTTGAATTTACGTAAAGTTAAGAAAAGTGACGTTGAAAAAAAGGTGATTGAAGCACTGAAACTTGTACGTTTGGGTGGCTATGAACACCGTGAAATCAGTGAATTATCAGGTGGGCAGCAACAACGAGTGGCAATTGCCCGTGCGTTGGCCAATGAACCTAAAGTTCTCCTATTAGACGAACCGTTATCAGCGTTAGATATGAAATTAAGAAAAGCAATGCAATATGAATTACGTGATCTCCAACAACGATTAGGGATTACCTTCTTGTTTGTGACGCATGATCAAGAAGAAGCACTTGCAATGAGTGATGAAATCTTTGTTATGAACGAGGGGAATGTCCTTCAAAGCGGGACCCCCGTTGATATTTACGATGAACCAATTAATCACTTTGTCGCAGATTTCATTGGGGAAAGTAATATATTGCCCGGGAAAATGGTTGCTGATTATCAAGTAGAAATTGTCGGTAAAGTTTTTGAATGTGCTGATGCAGGGATGAAACCTAATGAAGCCGTTGAAATTGTGTTACGTCCAGAAGATTTGGATATCGTAGCCGTCAACCAAGGACAGTTAGTCGTGACCGTTGATACGCAATTATTCCGAGGGGATTATTATGAAATTACCGCCTATGATGACGATCGTAACCGGTGGTTAATTCATTCGACTAACCCAGCTAAAGATGGCCAACAAGTTGGCTTATTCTTCGAACCAGAGGACGTCCACGTCATGCGTTTTGGCGAATCTGAAGAAGATTTTGACGCGCGTCTTGAAAGTTATGAAGAGGAGGATTAA
- a CDS encoding ABC transporter permease, which translates to MRKKQLIYYLPYALWLLLFVLAPVALIVYQSFFDINNHVTLQNYVTYFESGTYLKMTLNSLWYAFLITLITLLISYPTAYWLHQTKHKQLWLLLIILPTWINLLLKAYAFIGIFSQDGAINHFLGWFGIGPQQILFTNFSFLVVATYIEIPFMILPIFNSLEELNPSLVNASRDLGASNWQTFSKVVLPLTMAGVKAGVQAIFIPSLSLFMLTRLIGGNRVITLGTAIEEHFLTTMNWGMGSTIGVVLIVAMGLIMMLTGEKKTKKKVTMK; encoded by the coding sequence ATGCGAAAAAAACAATTAATTTATTATTTACCTTACGCGCTGTGGCTTTTGTTATTCGTGCTAGCGCCGGTCGCTTTAATCGTTTATCAATCCTTCTTTGATATTAATAACCATGTGACGCTCCAAAATTATGTCACTTATTTTGAATCCGGCACTTATTTGAAGATGACGCTTAATTCACTGTGGTATGCTTTTTTGATTACGTTAATTACGTTATTAATCAGTTATCCAACAGCTTATTGGCTCCATCAAACCAAGCATAAGCAATTATGGCTATTACTCATTATTTTACCAACTTGGATTAATCTCTTGTTAAAAGCATACGCCTTTATCGGGATTTTCAGTCAAGATGGCGCCATCAATCACTTCTTAGGGTGGTTTGGTATCGGGCCACAACAGATTTTATTCACCAACTTTAGTTTCTTGGTGGTTGCAACTTATATTGAAATTCCATTTATGATTTTACCGATTTTCAATAGTTTGGAAGAATTAAATCCTTCTTTAGTAAATGCGAGTCGCGATTTAGGGGCCAGCAATTGGCAGACCTTTTCAAAAGTCGTGTTACCTTTGACGATGGCCGGTGTTAAAGCGGGTGTGCAAGCCATCTTCATCCCATCATTATCACTATTCATGTTGACGCGTTTAATCGGGGGTAACCGGGTGATTACTTTAGGGACCGCGATTGAAGAACATTTCCTAACGACGATGAATTGGGGCATGGGTTCGACAATCGGGGTTGTCTTGATTGTCGCAATGGGCCTTATCATGATGTTAACCGGTGAAAAGAAGACGAAGAAGAAGGTGACGATGAAATGA
- a CDS encoding sensor histidine kinase — MSKLARSFVFISTGLLTLLFSVALFFAYFYSIQQDQWLLSLATVRFFYVPLIAYIIVAALIVATVVTSIFYLVLRQQVSHTESQLQYLVSGQYESPVFKQINADNGNFSMTIEQTVEQLRQKMIRLQRDIQSYSDRPPVIAGETKEEILAQERHRLARELHDSVSQQLFAATMMLSALSEVAQKQADNPQLLQSLTTVERVLNDAQSEMRALLLHLRPVTLEGKSLRDGIIQLLNELKTKIAVEITWDIDNVTLPSGIEDNLFRIVQELLSNTLRHAKAQEIEVYLKKIGQSVLLKVMDDGQGFDPKVAQKAGSYGLNNITERAQSVGGTAKIISLPNQGTSVEIRVPLLKERN, encoded by the coding sequence ATGAGTAAACTCGCGCGCAGTTTTGTGTTTATTAGTACCGGATTGTTGACGCTTCTGTTTTCAGTGGCGTTATTTTTTGCGTATTTCTATAGTATCCAACAGGACCAGTGGTTATTAAGTTTAGCAACAGTCCGCTTTTTCTATGTACCGTTAATTGCCTATATTATTGTGGCAGCGTTAATTGTGGCGACGGTTGTGACGAGTATTTTTTATCTCGTTTTGCGTCAACAGGTCTCACATACGGAGAGCCAATTACAATATTTAGTTTCCGGACAGTATGAATCACCCGTTTTTAAACAAATTAATGCCGATAATGGTAATTTTTCGATGACAATCGAACAAACAGTTGAACAATTACGACAAAAAATGATACGCTTACAACGTGACATTCAAAGTTATAGTGATCGGCCACCTGTGATTGCGGGTGAGACAAAAGAAGAAATTTTGGCCCAAGAGCGGCACCGTCTAGCTCGCGAGTTGCATGATTCCGTTAGTCAGCAGTTATTTGCGGCGACGATGATGTTATCGGCGTTAAGCGAAGTGGCCCAAAAACAAGCGGATAATCCGCAGCTGTTACAATCGCTAACGACGGTTGAGCGGGTCTTGAATGATGCGCAGTCAGAGATGCGGGCATTGTTGTTACATCTACGGCCAGTCACGTTGGAAGGTAAGAGTTTACGCGATGGGATTATTCAGTTGTTGAATGAATTGAAGACTAAAATTGCGGTGGAAATTACTTGGGATATTGATAATGTTACTCTACCAAGTGGGATTGAGGATAATCTGTTTAGAATTGTCCAAGAATTATTATCAAATACTTTGCGGCATGCGAAGGCTCAAGAAATTGAAGTCTATTTGAAAAAAATCGGTCAGAGCGTCTTATTGAAAGTAATGGACGATGGCCAGGGCTTTGATCCAAAGGTTGCGCAAAAGGCTGGCAGTTACGGTTTAAATAACATTACAGAGCGAGCACAATCGGTTGGCGGAACGGCTAAGATTATTAGTTTACCCAACCAAGGCACAAGCGTTGAAATTAGAGTACCACTTTTGAAGGAGCGAAATTAA